A stretch of the Lolium perenne isolate Kyuss_39 chromosome 3, Kyuss_2.0, whole genome shotgun sequence genome encodes the following:
- the LOC127338245 gene encoding probable aspartic protease At2g35615, with translation MAGTVIRAFLLIAVVLTAQLWRCTAYAGDGFSVEFIHRDSVKSPFHDPSLTAPERMLAAARRSTVRAAALTRSFAAGGSPDGAVSQIIGRPFEYLMYVNVGTPPIRMLALADTGSDLVWLRCSNDSTAQPPNGDFNPSNSSTFGRVGCDSAACRALTGSSCGTDGSSCKYDYKYASSYDVIGVLSTETFTFEDAPGGCVGCRERPQLRVANVNFGCTTSTFGVFGGDGVVGLGDGTLSLVSQIGADTSIGRRFSYCLAPFSAPNASSALNFGSRAAVKEPGAVTAVLFPSQGDAFHIIALEDIKIGNATFALPSRKRYDVVLDTGSMLTYLVKTLLDPMVEELKRRINLPTVVSPDPTLQLCYDVNDANRRSLFEKNVPDITLQLIGPGAPELTLKPENMFAELQEGFMCLAVAPVTDQQPLALIGCIAQQNLHIGYDLDKGTVTLANADCASSYQQLPSAPL, from the coding sequence ATGGCGGGGACGGTAATTCGCGCTTTCCTGCTAATTGCTGTCGTCCTGACGGCTCAGCTGTGGCGGTGTACGGCGTACGCTGGCGATGGGTTTAGCGTGGAGTTCATCCACCGTGACTCTGTCAAGTCGCCGTTCCACGACCCGTCGCTTACCGCGCCGGAACGCATGCTCGCTGCAGCGCGACGATCCACGGTGCGCGCCGCGGCGCTCACACGCTCCTTCGCCGCTGGCGGCTCCCCTGACGGCGCCGTGTCCCAGATCATCGGCCGGCCATTCGAGTACCTAATGTACGTCAACGTCGGCACGCCGCCCATCCGCATGCTCGCCCTGGCCGACACCGGCAGCGACCTCGTGTGGCTACGTTGCAGCAACGACAGCACCGCCCAACCTCCGAACGGCGACTTCAACCCGTCCAACTCTTCCACGTTTGGCCGCGTGGGCTGCGACTCCGCCGCGTGCCGCGCGCTCACCGGCAGCTCCTGCGGCACCGACGGCTCCAGCTGCAAGTACGACTACAAATACGCCAGTAGCTATGATGTCATCGGCGTCCTCTCCACCGAGACCTTCACCTTCGAAGACGCCCCCGGTGGCTGCGTGGGGTGCCGCGAACGCCCGCAGCTGCGGGTGGCGAACGTCAACTTCGGCTGCACCACGTCCACGTTCGGCGTGTTCGGGGGCGACGGCGTTGTCGGCCTCGGCGACGGAACCTTGTCCCTCGTCTCCCAGATCGGCGCCGACACCTCGATCGGACGGAGGTTCTCCTACTGCCTCGCGCCGTTCTCCGCACCGAACGCCTCCTCCGCGCTCAACTTCGGCTCCCGCGCCGCCGTCAAGGAGCCGGGCGCGGTCACCGCGGTGCTGTTCCCGTCCCAAGGGGACGCCTTCCACATCATCGCGCTCGAGGACATCAAGATCGGGAACGCCACCTTCGCGCTTCCGAGCCGGAAACGGTACGATGTCGTCCTCGACACAGGCTCGATGCTGACCTACCTCGTAAAGACGCTGCTGGACCCAATGGTGGAGGAGCTCAAGCGGCGGATCAACCTCCCGACGGTGGTGTCGCCAGATCCTACGCTGCAGCTGTGCTACGACGTGAACGACGCGAACCGTAGGTCCCTGTTCGAGAAGAATGTGCCGGACATTACGCTGCAGCTAATCGGCCCAGGCGCACCGGAGCTGACGCTGAAGCCGGAGAACATGTTCGCGGAGTTGCAGGAGGGGTTTATGTGTTTGGCGGTGGCACCGGTGACGGATCAGCAGCCACTGGCCCTCATCGGGTGCATCGCGCAGCAGAACTTGCACATTGGCTACGACCTGGACAAGGGCACCGTCACCTTGGCCAACGCCGACTGCGCGAGCTCCTACCAGCAGTTACCATCGGCACCTCTGTAG
- the LOC127338244 gene encoding probable aspartic protease At2g35615, giving the protein MQGTMAGTVSRAFLLIAVVLTDQLCLCTAYAGDGFSVEFIHRDSVKSPFHDPSLTAPERMLAAARRSTARAAALTRSFAAGGSPDGAVSQIIGRPFEYLMYVNVGTPPIRMLALADTGSDLVWLRCSNDTTAQPPNGDFYPSNSSTFGRVGCDSAACRALTGSSCGTDGSSCKYDYKYASSYDVIGVLSAETFTFEDAPGGCVGCRERPQLRVANVNFGCTTSTFGVFGGDGVVGLGDGTLSLVSQIGADTSFGRRFSYCLAPFSTPNASSALNFGSRAAVKEPGAVTAVLFPSQGDAFHIIALEDIKIGNATFALPSRKRYDVVLDTGSMLTYLVKALLDPMVEELKRRINLPTVVSPDHTLQLCYDVNDANRRSLFEKNVPDIKLQLIGPGAPELTLKPENMFAELQEGFMCLAVAPVTDQQPLALIGCIAQQNLHIGYDLDKGTVTLANADCASSYQQSPSAPL; this is encoded by the coding sequence ATGCAGGGCACAATGGCGGGGACGGTATCTCGCGCTTTCCTGCTAATTGCCGTCGTCCTGACAGACCAGCTGTGCCTGTGCACGGCGTACGCCGGTGACGGGTTTAGCGTGGAGTTCATCCACCGTGACTCTGTCAAGTCGCCGTTCCACGACCCGTCGCTTACCGCGCCGGAACGCATGCTCGCTGCCGCGCGACGATCCACGGCACGCGCCGCAGCGCTCACACGCTCCTTCGCCGCTGGCGGCTCCCCTGACGGCGCCGTCTCTCAGATCATCGGCAGGCCATTCGAGTACCTAATGTACGTCAACGTCGGCACCCCGCCCATCCGCATGCTCGCCCTGGCCGACACCGGCAGCGACCTCGTGTGGCTACGTTGTAGCAACGACACCACCGCCCAACCTCCGAACGGCGACTTCTACCCGTCTAACTCTTCCACGTTCGGCCGCGTGGGTTGCGACTCCGCCGCGTGCCGCGCGCTCACCGGCAGCTCCTGCGGCACCGACGGCTCCAGCTGCAAGTACGACTACAAATACGCCAGTAGCTATGATGTCATCGGCGTCCTCTCCGCCGAGACCTTCACCTTCGAAGACGCCCCCGGTGGCTGCGTGGGGTGCCGCGAACGCCCGCAGCTGCGGGTGGCGAACGTCAACTTCGGCTGCACCACGTCCACGTTCGGCGTGTTCGGGGGCGACGGCGTCGTCGGCCTCGGCGACGGAACCTTGTCCCTCGTCTCCCAGATCGGCGCCGACACCTCGTTCGGACGGAGGTTCTCCTACTGCCTCGCGCCGTTCTCCACGCCGAACGCCTCCTCCGCGCTCAACTTCGGCTCCCGCGCCGCCGTCAAGGAGCCGGGCGCGGTCACCGCGGTGCTGTTCCCGTCCCAAGGGGACGCCTTCCACATCATCGCGCTCGAGGACATCAAGATCGGGAACGCCACCTTCGCGCTTCCGAGCCGGAAGCGGTACGATGTCGTCCTCGACACAGGCTCGATGCTGACCTACCTCGTAAAGGCGCTGCTGGACCCAATGGTGGAGGAGCTCAAGCGGCGGATCAACCTCCCGACGGTGGTGTCGCCGGATCATACGCTGCAGCTGTGCTACGACGTGAACGACGCGAACCGTAGGTCCCTGTTCGAGAAGAATGTGCCGGACATTAAGCTGCAGCTAATCGGCCCAGGCGCGCCGGAGCTGACGCTGAAGCCGGAGAACATGTTCGCGGAGTTGCAGGAGGGGTTTATGTGTTTGGCGGTGGCACCTGTGACGGATCAGCAGCCACTGGCCCTCATCGGGTGCATCGCGCAGCAGAACTTGCACATTGGCTACGACCTGGACAAGGGCACCGTCACCTTGGCCAACGCCGACTGCGCGAGCTCCTACCAGCAGTCACCATCGGCACCTCTGTAG